One Sylvia atricapilla isolate bSylAtr1 chromosome 24, bSylAtr1.pri, whole genome shotgun sequence genomic window carries:
- the RSPO1 gene encoding R-spondin-1 codes for MQLGLLVVVVFLSSMDLTGSSKVVKGKRQRRISTELSQGCARGCDLCSEFNGCLRCSPKLFILLERNDIRQIGICLPSCPLGYFGLRNTDMNKCIKCKIENCESCFSRNFCTKCKEGLYLHKGRCYVTCPEGYAAANGTMECSSPAQCEMSEWGPWGPCSKKRKLCGFKKGNEDRTRRILQAPSGDVSLCPATTEVRRCTVQKSQCPEGKRKRKEEQGKQDNGNRNRKDTKDTKSGTKKRKNKQRGATVAVTPASPAQ; via the exons ATGCAGCTTGGACTGcttgtggtggtggtttttctAAGCTCGATGGATCtaacaggcagcagcaaagtggtGAAGGGCAAGAGGCAAAGACGAA tcagcactgagctgagtcagggctgtgccagaggcTGTGACCTGTGCTCTGAGTTCAATGGGTGCCTGAGGTGTTCCCCCAAACTCTTCATCCTTCTGGAGCGGAACGATATCCGACAAATTGGGATTTGCCTGCCTTCTTGTCCGCTGGGATACTTTGGCCTTCGCAACACGGACATGAACAAGTGCATCA aatgCAAAATTGAGAACTGTGAGTCCTGTTTCAGTCGAAACTTTTGCACAAAATGTAAGGAGGGTTTGTATTTGCACAAAGGGAGATGTTACGTCACATGCCCCGAAGGCTACGCTGCTGCCAACGGCACCATGGAGTGCAGCAGTCCTG CACAATGTGAAATGAGCGAGTGGGGGCCGTGGGGGCCCTGCTCCAAGAAAAGGAAGCTCTGTGGCTTCAAGAAGGGCAATGAGGACCGGACACGGCGGATTCTGCAGGCTCCCTCTGGGGACGTGTCTCTGTGTCCTGCAACCACAGAGGTGCGGCGGTGCACGGTGCAGAAGAGCCAGTGCCCCGAAG ggaagaggaagagaaaggaagagcaaGGAAAGCAAGATAACGGGAACAGAAATCGGAAAGACACCAAAGACACCAAGTCTGGCACcaagaagaggaagaacaaaCAGAGAGGGGCCACGGTGGCCGTGACACCCGCCAGCCCTGCCCAGTAG